The proteins below are encoded in one region of Apium graveolens cultivar Ventura chromosome 4, ASM990537v1, whole genome shotgun sequence:
- the LOC141717097 gene encoding uncharacterized protein LOC141717097: protein MYVCLGPLKKAFFESCRKIVGLDGCHLKGPYGGQLLAAVGIDASEGMYPVAWAVVEVENTDSWTWFLQFLCQDIKILIDREWTFISDRQKGLINALETVVPQAEHRFCVMHLFQNMHKEHKGISLRHLLWKAARASTIWEFNLHMNEIKEISPKCYDWLMQKPREQWSRSAFRTTSSSDMFVNNHCEVFNSSIRKFRDLPILTMFRQIHIAIMRRIQIRRDKMKDRELVICPSAQKKLNKAVQWAGNCVVNWSGGSTYSVTTTDGGHELVVDLVKKTCTCRKWELTGIPCYHACACIALRNETWDHYISEWYKKEMYFKLYNTTLDPIVGPDFWEDTPEPKPLPPNVKIPTGRPKKKRNTTNDVPKDPTKMSRKNTVVHCNYCKAQGHNWRSCVARKNDDKKKAEAEGKEFTEGKTKVKCKNCGKEGHNSRTCKVPKQVPNWHRVETEQPHEVFHNESTETQQAQGEGPSNSRPNRAKRSAQGQERSPMGQTEGRGFTTLKGLKASKRVKKTQVQAEQSAKKKPWKP from the exons ATGTATGTGTGTTTAGGTCCACTCAAAAAGGCATTTTTTGAAAGTTGCAGGAAGATAGTGGGCCTTGATGGATGCCACCTCAAGGGACCCTATGGTGGTCAACTCCTGGCAGCTGTTGGCATTGATGCAAGTGAGGGAATGTATCCAGTGGCATGGGCTGTGGTGGAGGTTGAGAATACAGACTCATGGACTTGGTTTTTGCAGTTTCTTTGCCAAGACATTAAGATCCTAATTGATAGGGAATGGACATTTATTTCTGATAGGCAGAAG GGTTTGATCAATGCTTTGGAGACTGTGGTTCCCCAAGCTGAACACAGATTTTGTGTTATGCACCTATTCCAAAATATGCACAAGGAACACAAGGGCATATCACTCAGACATTTGTTATGGAAAGCAGCTAGGGCTTCCACAATTTGGGAGTTTAATTTGCACATGAATGAGATTAAGGAG ATTTCACCTAAGTGTTATGACTGGTTAATGCAAAAGCCAAGAGAACAGTGGTCAAGGTCAGCTTTTAGAACAACTTCCTCCAGTGATATGTTTGTAAACAATCACTGTGAGGTGTTCAACTCAAGCATTAGGAAATTTAGGGATCTCCCCATATTAACCATGTTCAGACAAATACATATTGCAATCATGAGGAGGATTCAGATCAGAAGAGATAAAATGAAGGATAGGGAACTTGTTATATGCCCTAGTGCACAGAAAAAGTTGAACAA GGCTGTACAGTGGGCTGGAAACTGTGTGGTGAACTGGTCAGGTGGGAGTACTTACAGTGTAACCACTACTGATGGAGGCCATGAACTAGTAGTTGACTTGGTGAAGAAGACATGCACATGCAGAAAATGGGAATTAACTGGAATTCCTTGTTATCATGCATGTGCATGTATAGCACTAAGGAATGAAACATGGGACCACTACATTAGTGAGTGGTACAAAAAAGAAATGTATTTTAAG CTATACAATACAACTCTTGACCCAATTGTTGGTCCAGACTTTTGGGAGGACACACCTGAGCCCAAGCCTTTACCACCGAATGTGAAAATTCCAACTGGTAGGCCCAAGAAAAAAAGGAACACCACAAATGATGTTCCAAAAGACCCAACAAAAATGAGCAGAAAAAATACAGTTGTGCACTGCAATTATTGTAAAGCCCAAGGACATAACTGGAGGAGTTGTGTAGCTAGG AAAAATGATGACAAGAAGAAGGCTGAAGCAGAGGGTAAAGAATTCACTGAGGGAAAGACAAAAGTCAAGTGTAAGAATTGTGGTAAAGAGGGACACAATTCCAGGACTTGTAAAGTGCCA AAACAAGTGCCAAATTGGCATAGGGTTGAAACTGAGCAGCCTCATGAAGTTTTCCATAATGAAAGCACTGAGACCCAACAGGCCCAGGGGGAAGGTCCTTCTAATTCCAGGCCAAATAGAGCTAAAAGGTCTGCACAAGGTCAGGAAAGAAGTCCTATGGGACAGACAGAGGGCAGGGGTTTTACTACTTTGAAAGGTTTGAAGGCTTCAAAGAGAGTTAAAAAAACACAAGTTCAGGCAGAACAAAGTGCCAAGAAGAAGCCCTGGAAGCCTTGA